Below is a window of Poecile atricapillus isolate bPoeAtr1 chromosome 2, bPoeAtr1.hap1, whole genome shotgun sequence DNA.
TTCTAAAAGTAAAACCCTTACACCCAAAGTGTTTCTTATCAAAAGTTTTCAAATTGGTTACCACTCTGATCTTTTATAGCCATAATTTGGGAAAGAAGTCTTGAGAAAGTGAAGGTCTAAATCTTCAGAAGTGTTAGTTGCTGAAATGCAGATCCAACTCAAAGTATCATCATAGGTTTTTTCTCTGATGAAATTTGGTACCAGTGCATGCAACTATAAAGAATAAAActtgtatttctatttttaggGTAATTCTGGAACACCAGGTTCCCTGGGAGATCCAGGTGACCAAGGACCATCAGGACCTatggtaattttcttttttaaataaaatcttcatttttaaaaaatcacccTAAATTGTTCTTCAAATTACTATTAAATTAATGGAATATCTAAAAGTGTTTTGCATCATAAACTATGCTTAATCAGCCTGGCAGCTGCATAGAGTTACATCTTCCCTGTAGATGTGTACGGGCAGGACAACCTGCTACTGGAAATGGAACTGCAACAATACAATGCCAGTCAGAATTTCTTCCACAGTATTTGGTATGGCCTTTAGGCTGCTGGAAAAGAACAGAGAATACTGAAATACAGAACGGAATAGATCTGCTGAAagccaatgcattttttttaatttaagaagaaaagcCATTTAAAATCAAACTTGCAGTGACAGGCACTTATTTAAAGCTTAAATTGACTATAACACGTTAATCCATAATACAAGTAGATGTCTTGATGTACTTTTCCATTGTCTGTGTTCTGCATTTTAGacaacaaaatgttttcttaaagaATTGTGGATTTCAAGAGGATTTAGGACTAACCCTGTAGGTAGTTAGGAGAATCCCCATGTGTGTCTATCTTTATCCTGTGGCAATTCTGAAAATTAGCTCCCTAGTGACCAGAAACAATCCCTACTGatagaaattttctttttaaactctCTTAAGCttactctttcagtttaaacaTGGAACATTATTGGTAACATTGTCTTTACCTATATAACACAGCCCACAGGATGTGTGCAACTTAGGaagcattttttcccttctcattaCATTATATTGGTTAATGAATGTACCCGTCCTAATTTCTTCTATTATGCTGGGCACAAGAATGGTAAGAGTGCCAGCTGGAGTacatttccctctctgctgcttggcCACTCACAAAATTTATAGATTGCTCTTGTGAGTTGATGAGCCACAGCTGTAGGCTTTGCCAGTCCATGGTCCAAGAAGTCTTCAGAGGTATTTCAAGTTCAAGATCTCCTCTTCAAGTGAAAGTAGAGCTTGAGATGTATGAGCTTGGAGATATTATTGCTGTAGAAGTGCATCAGTGAAGTGAGAAAGTGGGAACCCTGTAAGAAGTGGAAGAGATAGGAATGTAGGAGGGGTAGGAGGCAGGGCCAGCCAGAACAGGCTTGTTTAACCCATCCTTGGTGATTTGATTATCCACGTGTCAAGTCTACACAGCTCAGTCACCACTGCTCAGCTGCTGTAGGTAGCATTCTTTAGGACCCAGCCAATTCAAAATTAACTTGCCTAACAGTACCAAAGAAGAATATAGACCTGCTAGGAAACATAAGAAGAAAGCAAGCATGGAATGGCAGTGATGGTGCTACTAGCAAGACAGCAGAGGAGGTGAGGAAGGTAGCTCGGGCAGATGGAGGTATGGAAAGTTAACTGAAATGGGAAAGAACAAATATGGAGACAGGGCTGTAATTTGGAGAACATAAGGAAGTATATAATTTTGGTAAACTGTAGTGTTATGGTAGAGAGAGTGTGAGGAAAATAAGTGGGATGTTCAAATTCAAGTTTTTCTGGTGTATCTCACTGTAGCTCCCTGGGAGTAAGGGAAAATTTTCAGTAGTCTTCTTATGCATCTGAAATGCACACATGATGAATACTCAAGCTCCCTTGAAAATTAGTTATCCTTGCTGTATTTCATTCCTGTTATAAAGATTAAGCaatagttttattttgaaaaaataagagGCTTGGAGTGTTGTTTTTTCCACAGCTCCCAAGGAAAAAGTTGCAGAGTAGGCAAAGGTGTCATGATATGTGTGTGATCTGCAGGATCTTTTAAGGTAGAACTTTGGGGATTGTACTGTGcaagaggagagggaaagctTGTCACACACCAGCTGTTGGAAAGTGTGTGAAGTGCAAATAAATAACAGAACCATAGGACAGAAACTGCTGTTTATAAAGGAACCCGATTCTGAATTATACTTCTCCTCAAGGGCAACAAGTATTGAACATTTAAAAACCATTCAGGAAAATGGACAGAGAAATAAATCTGATGAGTAGCCTGCAACTCTGAGCAGGTCCAGAGATATCTATGCTGGGAACTGCTGTCTCCTCACAAATTCAATTACTGCTGGGAAACACTGTTTGCCTGCATTTACTTTGGGCTACAGAGTAATACATGGAAGTACATTATTAGGGTCTGAATTTTTGGACCTGTGTTTAATTTGTTACAGGGTGCCAAGGGACCAGTGGGCAGCATTTTAATGGAAGTAAGTAGTCACCTTACAGCTAACTATACTGTGTAGAATTATCTGGTTTAATATCCATTGATAATCACTGACAGCAATGAGCACAATTAGCTGTTATAAAGTAGTATCTTTTCCATGTGCTTGTCAGAGTGTGCAGTGGGTTCTTCTGTTCTACAAGCAACCAAGGAATGAGAAACATTTGTGCACATGGATTAACACCATGTCCAAACTTTTACAAACTGTTGGACAATTAATATTCATTTATCTGTTTCTTCGCTCCTATCAGTTTACACACCAGCTCATGGTAGGGTtactttttcccctcttgtaAAGGAAGGCATTTCTTCAGCGACAGTTATTTTCACTGGGAATGGAAGTGCAGGATTTCTTAATAATCCTAATCACATGGAAAATGAATACTTCTGAGTAAAGGTTTCATTAATCCTTGCAAGGATGACTACCTGCAGGCAGTACTATTGCAGGTGTGTTCTATGTCCAGAGGGCATCCTCTCCTTCATGGACTTCTCACTTCCTATCTGAGTCACTATTGGAATGCCCATTGACTGGTGACATCTTAGATCAGtttatttcacaaaataaaGAATGGATGGCACTCATTCATAAAGAATGGAAAGATTTCTTAATACTTCAGAACATCATTAAGTGCCAACAGAGCATGTCTAAAAAATGTGCCTAGTTTCTGCAGCAAGGGAACAGAGTCCCAGAATTATCTGTTATAAAAAGGAACTAGACCATGTGATTCTGGATTTACTGTAATGAAAGTTATTTTAGGAGCTGAGATACAACCTTCAGCTCAAACCAACAGTaaggttcccagtttggggtggtCTACGATTTGccatttattccttttttttttgttttgaaccTGCAGCCTTGTGAGCTTGTGAATTTCACCCGAAAAAACTGCCGTAAGTGGGGAACAACTTCTTTTACCTCTGATTTCACCTAGACACTCCTCCTAAATGGAATAGCCTTCATAGGAGACCCTATAAACTCGTAGTTTGTATCTGGGTTCATTTTGACTGGTAGTTGTTAATTGTGAGGGGGTTTCAGCAGGTGTATGAAGCAGACTTATGctttttgctcatttttcctATCTGTTTATTACAAAAGTCATAACAAATATCTCTTCCTCATTAAAGATTAAATGAAACTTTGGCATTGTGCCAACACACTTTAGGGAGTTCTCTGAGAAAAGACAGTTTTGTGTATCAGCTGTCCCTCATATTAAGTGTGTTCATTCTCAGTTATGTGCTCAGCAGAACCCAGGACAATTTCTAAAGTTCTTACCCAGTAAAATTGCACTATTTTGAGTATTTGATTGTAAAAGAGGAATGTGGTCTTGCAATGACAGACTGTCAGTTGTCTGAACTTTGAGCTGGGCTCTTCATTGAAAGCTAGTGAATATGTCACTCTTTTATTGCATATGagttcaaaataatttcattgctctccctcttttccttccagcatgCTCATCAGGTAAGCCTATCTGATCTCTGCACATCCATTCTTTGATAGACTTGAAAAAACTAACAATGTTTGAATTGTGTAGAGGTTCTCACACAACTTTTCTGCTTTGATATACAGACATATGCCCAGCTTATCCAACTGAAGTGGTTTTTGCCTTGGATATGTCTGATGATGTTACACCAGCTGCATTTGAAAGAATGAGGAGCATTATTATGTTATTGCTGAAGACCATTAAGATCAGTGAAAGCAATTGCCCAACAGGAGCTCGTGTCTCTGTTATTTCTTTCAATACCAACATGCACTACCTCATTCGGTTCTCTGAATTTCAAAAAAACAACTTGCTGCTACAAGCAGTCCAGAGAATCCCGCTAGAGAGATCCAGTGGAAAACGAAATATTGGGGCAGCCATGAGATTTGTTGCAAGAAATGTCTTCAAACGTGTTCGTCAGGGCATCCTCACAAGAAAAGTTGCCCTATTTTTTGCCAATGGTCCGTCACAGGATGATGTTGCCATCAGTACTGCTGTGCTTGAGTTGAGTGCCTTGGATATCACTCCAGTGGTTATTGCCTTCAGTGAAGTGCCAAATGTCAGACGTGCCTTCTCTGTAAGTAGACAGCCTATTGAAAATTGAGTCAATCACCCACTTGCTGAGCATCTGCTAGGATTTGAGTGAATCCAGTTCTCAAGCCTAAATTCCACAGGAGTTGTCCAATCCCTTACTAGAAAGGGGTACACTAAAGGTTactattttaacaaagaaacaGTGATTCACTTGACCATAGTAACCACCATCATGACCTTTTTCTGAACATGAATTATTAATCACTTGTGCCTTTAGGGAAAATCAGAGAATTTCCATAATGCTGTGTTAATTTCACTTATTTCCCTATGCCATTATAATTCTGAAGTTGTGACTTGTAATAATTATTTAACTAACAAACTCTGGTCCTAGTTTCTAGAAAAATTAGTAGAATGCTTCAAGCACACTagttttttcaaaagaaaattaaattagcaAAGCCCCTTTTGGCATCTTTATTGCCATTTGTAcaggaaaaaattatgaaattttgttttaaaatattacttcatCTTAAAGTcagtaaacaaaaataaactgtgCATTTTACAAGgtacaaaaggaaaacaattctATATTTATTTAAGGTTTCATAATATAGATTGCATGTTCTCTGTCTTTTCAATTTAATGTCATCTGTGCTCAGTTTCAActttttcaacagaaaattcttttcagctgctgtttcctcaAAACTTTTCCTTCTAAAAGGAAATATGCTCACTTGTACATGATAAAAAGTGCAAAACTTGGAGTCTGAGTTCTGATCTAGCAACATCTAAGTCAGGCTTTTATTATTTATACTATATTTATTCTTATGCAGCCTCATATTTATTAGTTGATTcatgtatttttctgtctgaatGATAATTTAGCAGAGTAAAAAAATTCTGCTGATGTATGACAAGGAAACTTATGGTTTATTGCCTGGGGGGTTCTACAGGATGAACAGGAGCGAGAATCAGTATTTTCTTTACTTAGCATAATGAGATTAAAACTCTGAATTCATGTGATGACATCTGGTGACTTTACGTAAATCAGTCTTCAGAgtagaaaaatttaaaagatcTGCTTAGCAGGGGGTAAGGCAAAAAATTCACTGCCCAGCATTCCTTTAAATTTACAATGATGGCAAGGCAATGAACGTCACCACCATCCCCAAGTAAATACaacttcccttttcctttcagatggACTTCTGTCCTTGCCATTGAGAGATGGTGTAATCTTTATGATCCTACCAGTCTGTAGCGCCAGATACTTGCTGGCTTTACTTTGCTTTAGGAGCTTCAGTTTAGAGACCACACAAAGTCGTTGACAATTCTAATTCCTTTGAAGAGTTCTATCTGTAACATTCTTTACAGATGTTAATCAGAAATTTATTGTGTGGTGTATAACACACAAAGCCAAAGTTTAATGCAAAGAAGTAATTATTTCTTTGCTTACCATTATAGTTTATTCATATATGTTAATTTCCTGTAATACTGTGATATTTTatagacatttttatttatcttagTCCACAAGGAAATGCTTTTCCATTGGATCACATCTGGAAGGGGTTGGGTGGTGGTCAATGAAATTGTAGAATGTTGGAGCATCTTCAGAGTTCCTCGAGCATTTCTGTGGTCAAATCTTCCTCTGTGAAAAATTGTCTTTCTTCAGATGATCTCAGGAAACACATAGGTTTCTCTCAAGCTAAAATTTTCTAATGCTAGAATTTTCTCTCCCAAGAAATCACCTTCACTCTTTGTCCCAGAAACAACTGAGATATCCGGCCATTTTCTGTTTAGAAAAATAGCACCccattaataaaagaaaaaagtgataATCCTTccctggcagaaaaaaaaaaaaagaaaaaaatataaagtcttcatatatttttccttaatGTCTTCTTAATGTTCCTTTTGTGTCTGCTTTAAAACACAGATTGATGACACAAGAAGATTTCAATTATTTGTCTGGGAAAGTCAACAGGATGAAAATTTGGAGGGCATCACATATTGTACACTTTGCTTTGGTAAGACATTTTATGAATTGCATCTGTTGTAACTGGTCTATTTACCATTTCAATAACAAATTCtatagtttggtttttttgcaatGTGGTGGTGGGGAATTTTTATGATACACCTTAAACACTTCTGTGcttaaatataaaagaaaaatattagtgAACAATGCACTGGTCAGAATCCTTCTGCCATAAATTGTTCTACAAGGAATTTGCAGAAATGTGTTAAGAACTGTATGGATGGTTGTGTGGAGCAACTTGGCCCAACTCTGTGGCCTATAGGGATGTCTGAGTGTTCCCATTTCAGGATGGCTTCAAGAAAGTGTTGTGGCTGTTTCTTATAATTTCCAAGAGAAAGAGTGGAAGTTTACAGTGGAAACTTTACTTACTTTTCTGTCTCTGACATTCCAGCCAGTTGAACCCTTCTGCAACTGGGCCTTCTTGCCCCCTGTGACAGATCATTTTGTGGTTACAGAATACCACTGCTGAGGAGTTACAATTTTAACTTCCTCTTCAGTGGATGGTAAGAATTAGAATCTCAAAATCATAGAAGctgtttaattaatttctgtctCAGCCATGTGAAATTAATTATTGTGTTTAGCATTTCCCTTTTAACAGAAACACACTTAAAATAGCAATATGATTTTTGGAAACCAGGCTCATTTGCTGTAAATTCTACACTGTGAGAGGGGGAGAAGCTACTAAATGATAATATGTCAAAATGTTGAACAATGATCTGGGAtgaaaaaatagattttgattCTGGGTCCTTTACAATGTTTAGATTTCAACAGAAGACAATTTCTCCAGGGAACTCTTATCTATGAAATTTTACTTTATGAATGTTTTTCTGCTCTCATGCATGAATAATTTCCCGTGGTATCTCAAAACCTTCTTCAGCAAGACTCATCTATTGTTCCTTACTAGAACAGAAAGATTTCAAGCTCCTGTTACAAGTGGAAATAGGAGTTTAGAAAAGTCCTTGCCTTTGGCCCAGGCCTCTGTAATAGCTTTATTGAGGTggccagcaccccaaaacccactctCATTCACAAGTTCTTTAATAATGGCTGATTCAATCTATTATAGAATGAATTATTTACTTAACAGACAGAAAACTAACAGACATAAGACTTAAACTAATACTACACAGGAAGAAggacaaaaagagaaattactaGTACAGCATGAGGTTGAAGGTACCTATTAATGTTACAGCTAGCAAAGAAATAATATAACTTAGGATTCAATGTATCTTAATATCCTGTTGTTGGTGGGACATACACACATTGAGACTTCTTGGAGCTAGTTGGTATTGGTTCTGCTGAACATGGAAGAAGCTTCCATCAGCTTTTTACAGAAGCCACGCCTGTAGTGCCTCccactaccaaaacctggccatACAAACCTAATACAGATCTACAGGACTGTGTGAAATTTTTATAAATCATTGCTTTTATTGTATTGTTAAATAGTTCACTGCCTATTGGCTCTTCCTCTCTAGATAAATGCAACCCAAGAACCAACTGTGAAGTGCCTTTTTCTCCCCTGGTTCAGATGGATATGGATATAACATACATCATGGATAGCTCTCGCAGCATTAGCAGTGAAGAATTTCAGAGAGCCAAAGACTTTGTGAGCAACATGTTGGATCAATTTGTCATTTCCTCACAGCCAAATGAGTCATATGGAGGCATCAGAGTGGCACTGGTGCAGCAGGCTCCCAGGGGCTTCCTGCCTGACAGAAACCAGACACCTGTGGCCTTGGAGTTTGACCTAGTCACATACAGCAGCAAAGATTTGATGAAGAAACACATCCAAGAGTCTGTTCACCAGCTGGAAGGGCCATCAGCCATTGCTTCTGCTCTGCAGTGGACAGTTGAAAACGTATTCTTTAAAGCCCCCAGGCAAAGAAAACACAGGGTGATATTTACAATAGTTGGAAGCAAAACAAGCACATGGGACagagaaaggctgagagagatTTCACTAGGAGCCAAGTGCCAAGGATTCACCTTGTTTGCTCTTGCACTTGGCAGCGGTGTGAGTGACAGTCAGTTGATGGAGCTGTCAAGCTCCCCCACAGACCAGCACTCACTGACACTGGGCAGGGTTTCCACACCAGAGATGGTGTATGCTCAGAGGTTTAGCCGGGCATTCTTAAATCTTCTACAACGTAAGTATCACACAGAGGCATTTGCCTCAGCTCTGGAAAGAAAGACAAATGCTGTGTAGAAAAAGGTAGTCATATATATGTGCTATCATTCAGTTCCTGGTCATAACTTTGCTGCTGATCTTTCATGATTAGTTTACCTCAGATGCTGGACATTAATAAAAGTGCCAGTAATGACAGAACAGCATTCTATTCTAGTCTTAAGTAGTCTTTTCCCcttaagtttttatttaatatgtgGCTTTAGTACTCCACTTACACTAAAGACAGACCAT
It encodes the following:
- the COL6A6 gene encoding collagen alpha-6(VI) chain is translated as MTLGQEADLFSLDVCGVFLQGSFVDHSILLHKDVINRIWPVPLEEEGFVLKRDKEESLFQGEQGHLGETGYTGETGLPGPQGPRGQQGMRGPPGPQGMPGPLGSLGTPGSPGSVGKLGARGAKGEPGDPGEKGLAGPPGQRGIPGMDGRDAYGPEGSKGAKGESGFIGYPGPEGNSGTPGSLGDPGDQGPSGPMGAKGPVGSILMEPCELVNFTRKNCHICPAYPTEVVFALDMSDDVTPAAFERMRSIIMLLLKTIKISESNCPTGARVSVISFNTNMHYLIRFSEFQKNNLLLQAVQRIPLERSSGKRNIGAAMRFVARNVFKRVRQGILTRKVALFFANGPSQDDVAISTAVLELSALDITPVVIAFSEVPNVRRAFSIDDTRRFQLFVWESQQDENLEGITYCTLCFDKCNPRTNCEVPFSPLVQMDMDITYIMDSSRSISSEEFQRAKDFVSNMLDQFVISSQPNESYGGIRVALVQQAPRGFLPDRNQTPVALEFDLVTYSSKDLMKKHIQESVHQLEGPSAIASALQWTVENVFFKAPRQRKHRVIFTIVGSKTSTWDRERLREISLGAKCQGFTLFALALGSGVSDSQLMELSSSPTDQHSLTLGRVSTPEMVYAQRFSRAFLNLLQQEINSYPSSELQEECENLDRGDIHQEASMNERIPFPGMSESGSNQVLEDMGKNESRIKKSMKENTKEPVSTMPEMRDDYEEDEYFTEENAKREKPQECEKAQEKNKKNLETTVETSGACNDYDACDLVQDSGECQNYILKWYYDKEQKMCGQFWYGGCGGNKNRFETQEECGFLCIESS